From the genome of Numenius arquata chromosome 9, bNumArq3.hap1.1, whole genome shotgun sequence:
GGAATCTGTGCAAATTAAATGTTGTACTTGCAAATGTATTTATTCATTATGCTTAGCAATTAACTCATGATTTAAGTAATTGAGCTGTAAATTATCCCCTTGTTTATAAAATAACAACAACCTCTGAGGGATAATATTTTCTATTACAGCAATTAGTAACACATCAATTCCTGACTAGCATGTAAAAGATCTccaccttttctcctcttctattAGCTGGTATGAGAAAAATGATTCTCCAGCGTGATCTCCAGCACCGGGACATGCACACAGCTGTGGACTGGCACACGTGCGGCCGTGCGTCACCAAAGCAAATGGAGAATGCACGGGAGTTTTCCCAAAATCCCACCCTTTGCCAACGCGTGTCAGTGGCCAAGGGGCTAATGGAGGGGCTTGGCTGCAAATCagcaagagaaggaaggaaaataagggagaaaaacagTCCATCCTAGCAcgcaccctgctctgctgccaaCGTTTGTAAATGGAGGATTTCAAATCACCACCTCCCACACGAGGTCTGACTGCCCTgggcagaaaaataaacaaaaccccaccgtccctgtgtccccccggcACACTGTCCCAGATCGCCTCTCCTGCCGCTGCGGCTGAACTCCAGTGTAGTTCTGGTGGCCCAGCAGGACTGCCttgggcaggaggcagcatcGGGCAGGATGGGGCTCCCCGCAGAGGCAGCAAGGAGGATGCTGAGGGTGAGCTGCCACCCAGCTCAGCGCCATGCCCCGCTGCCCTGCACATGTGTATGAAGATGTGTGTCTTCATGCAGTCGCTAATCCTAATAACAAATGATCATCCTGATATTCTTGATAGAGCTAGAGGACTCATTTTAGCTCTGCTATCACTGTGAATAATGAATATTGACTTTAGGAATGTGGCATTCAAATtatatatacattaaaatattagCGAGATAGGCTAATTCTCTCCATAACGCTGCCAAGCTAAAACAAAACTCAAGACACAGAGGAGATCAGGCGCCAAGTGCAAATGATTCATCATACCCTGGATTTATCAGAGTCCATCTACTTACCACTTCAGGAACGACATTGGCTGTGCAAAGGCCATATTCCACAGTAGCAAAGCACTGTGCCCTGAAATACCCTGTGTTTTATTGAATAAATGGACCCAGGAATAATGGAAATGGGAGGGCTGGCAAGCTGTGACCCATCCCGTGCGTGAAGGAGAAACACCTGGTGTCCCAAGGGCTCCGGGACCAGGTCAGCCCAAGGGGGGCTGAGACCTCTGTCCCTGCCCTCGGCAGGGCACACAGCCCCCATGCTGGCCGTCCTGACCACACTGCCCTCAGCTGAGCTTCCCAGCGCCAGGCAGGGCTGCCTCTCACACCACCTCCCAGAACgtccaaatattttcttgctgcatCACCACGGTTGCCAGGGTTTTGAGGACAACATGCAGTTTACACACTGCTCTCCCCGCTGCCGATTCACAGCATCAGGAATAAGAGATGATGATCAGCTGGTGAATTTAACAGAATTTAACAGAAAGCTCCAGAGCAGGCTCCTTTCTCGGGCTGATTAATGCCAAGGAGAAGGAATCATGTTGGAAAATGTGATTGATCACTCTGCAGAGGAGCACAGACGCTGCGGTCAAGGGCTGGCCCCGGGGGATTTATGAGCCTGCAGCGGGTGAAGGTTGAGTCCCCAGGGAGCTGTGTGCCGTGGCTCCCACTGTCCTCGGCcacaggtgacagcggggccggGGGAAGAGGGCAGAGGGGGCACAGAAGGGTTCGTGTGCTGGGACTCGGAGGGCACGCTGACGCACCCCGGCGTGTTTTCCCTGCACTGAGGATGGCTGGCGAGGCTCCCACCTCGCCACGCTCCCGCCTGCgtcttcccgcccccccccaccgcgCCGATCCAGCTGTGCACAGCTGGGCTGCAAACCGCACTGCTGGTCTGATCTGACTTAAAAGCCATATTCTAGAGAAGCCTGCAGGGCTTCCTGCAGCCACGGCATGCCAGGGATCGCATACGGCTCAGCACAGGAGGGCTGCAGCAAGGAGGCTGGGGGCTGGACTCAGTGGATGCGGAGCTGATGCACATCCACCTTTGCCTGGAGGCTCTCAAGAGGGTGCCTTCTGTTCAGTGTTTGGGACAGGGACATTTTCAGTGCCAACGAGCCCTGCgtgcctcctccagccccgccATTGCCAAAGTCACAGTATTTTCATATCTGTACCCCGGCTCCACAGCTTGCAAGGTCTCCCTGTGCCCTGCAAGCATGCAGGCAGCACAGCTCCAGCACAGAGATAGCAGCCTCAGGCAGCAACACAAGTGGgatcttaataaataaataacttggCTCTCACTGccaacacctcccaccacacaTGGAGAGGATGACAGCCGAGAGACGCTACTTCTCCTCTCCGGAGCACAGCAGTGACTGCGCATTTATTTCTGGTTCTCAGAGGGATGCAGGCTCAGCTGTGTGTCCCTCTGCCTGGAGCTGCTATATCTTGCTAAAAGATACTGGTGTTGTACCAGAGCAGGACTGCCCTGCCATGGCCAGCAGACTGCAAATTCATGGTCTGGTGAATTCCAGCCATGTCGCATGGAAAGAGCATCTCTAAGAGAAGGGTATAAGGCagctcccagcctctggctggcAATGGCAGCGGCAGGTCCAAGCCCTGCAAACAGTTTGGGGATGTTCCCGGTGCTTGTtcccagctgcagtgcctgccagtgCCCTGCTCTCGCTGCCAGCAGAGGACCAAAAAGGAGCCAGGGCTCTGCAAGGGCGCAAAGGGGAAAACTGGGGCTGCAGCATCTCATGCCCATGAGTACatgcagctgctccagcccaaCCAGCAATCTCCGAAGGAACACCATGGGTATCAAGGCAGGAAGGGAATTCCCATCTACATGGGTGGCATTTCACAGCTGCCAAAATGCCCTCCTCGCCAGCTCCCCGGCAGCGTTTCCTTGGTTCAGCAGGATAGGAGCCTGCCAAGAGGAATCAGCTTAGCGAGAGATCCAGGTACCCTGGCTCTTGTCCCAGAGCCCTCCTCAGTGCAGAGCTGTGCTCCAGCCTGTGCTGGGATGGGGAGATGAAAATGGTTCTTTAATGCCTATCCATAGTGACGCCCAAGTTTCTCAGTGGTACTTTGCTCCTCCAGCAAAGCCTCAGCTGCTTCATGCCACAGCTTCCTGCACCGCTCCTGGGAATGCCTGCCTGGCCATGTGGGCAACAGAAGGAAAGGCACCAGTTCCTGGAGCCCACAGGTGCCCCCTCAATGCAGGGGGTGTCACTGTAAATGGCCAGATCTCCTCCACACCCAGCCTAAATCACACAGCGAGgagtaaaacaaataaacacttCAGCCTCTTCTCTTCGGCGGCAGCCAGGGAGCAGCTGAaacagcccagctcctgctcgcTGCGGGGAGCAGCAGCCATGCAACACCCCGAGGCTCATCTGCCAGCGCTGGGCTCCTGAATCTCAGCAGGCACTTGGGAAATGGGTCCCCAGTGGAGAGGGCAGTATCTGCTACAAAACAGGGCTGCCGTCCTACCAAGCGAGCTGCTGCTGCCATGAGGAGGGCTGGGCAGTGACACTGCTGTGTGGATGCTGTTCTGCCCTCTTCACCACGAGGACCTGGGCGTGCGGGGGAGTAATATCTATGAAAACTTTGCTTTGTCTAGGGAGCTTTGTCAGTTTGAAAGTGACCTTGTACCAAAGATCatttatggaggggaaaaaaaaacctgaaacctgTGCCCAAATCTTTGGAGACCACATCTCCCAAGGGAGCAGGTTGAGTATGGATTGCACAACAGCTTCTGGGACAGGGACCACAAGTGGACGCATGTGTGTGAGGCTGCCCAGAGGAGACATCTGCGCCAGGGACACGTCCCTGAGACACTGCACTTGTTTTCCAGCCTTCAGGGTGGTGACGACTTTGAGCTGTGGCCAGGCTAGGTTTTCAGTCTGTGACCCAAGGAGGAAAGGCTGGGTGTGCCATTCCTGGGCTCCAGCCTGTACCCCAGCTCTTACAAGCAACTTGGTTtctattttctgcatttcctaAGGTCCTGGAAGCTTTGGATATTAAGGCTTTTAGATGTCTAGAAGCACATTTTGTTCGTCTTGGCTGCTTTCTAAAGGAGTGGAGAGCAagcacagccagccctgccacctcctcaCCTCCTGTGTGCTGCACCAGCGGCAGCATCCTATTTTATTCCACCTTCCCACCCTGGGCCCATGCCCAGGACTAGTCTAAATTTTCTTGCCAACACATTTTTCCTCCAAGATATTCTGCCAGTCAGTAATGCCCTAATGCGCTGTCTAAAGGTTCTTCCCAAATCTGTTTTGGACAATTCCCAATTTGTAACCCAAGACGACTGCCCGAGCAATTAAAAACCATTGCCGGAGGACTGTGGGACAAGGGACACCCCAGTGCCTGGGGCAGCGCCTTACCTAGGGGTTTCATCTCCCCTTTGATACCTCTTTCCCAAGCAAAGGCTGGAGAAGCCTAGAGGATCTGTTCGGGACACCCCTCAAGGGTTACAAACCCCTTCACCATCTCCTTCCAGTCTAAACTTGGCCCCGGCCACCTCATTTCCAGAGACGTCCTTCCGTGCAaatcctccccttcctctcctgatCCCCAGGGAATTCACATGTATACGTGCACCCACTCAGGGTTCACAACCCGCGCACGTGTACAACATTTCACACCACCAGGCCGGTGGCGGCAGAGACGTGGAGCAGGGACACCAGTGTCACTGCCTCCCTGGGCGGTGCTCAGCCGGGGCTCCAGGAAGCTCCCACAGAAGCCAACACTTTCGGAGGTCCCACAGCTCCTCGCACGCTCCCAAAAGTGAAACCCTCCCCACGGGCTCTGCCgcgggcaggggctgggctggggcagagagggagcccaggctgggggagctgctgctgcccagtCCCCATGGTGGGCGagcgctggcaaccactgaagacagcctgtcctcctcctctcatCCCCCAGAGACACCGACCTGGTGCCGGCAATTAGAGGCGGTTAAGCAGCTCCTCGGCTGCCATAAACATGGACATAATTACAGCCTGTTCTCACTGCCGGCCGGGAGGGACGGGCCTGCCCAGCTCCGCATTTCCTGAGCCCTTTGCAAATCCCCGCAGGAGGCAGAACACCAGCACACTAATTGtggaaactttcctttttttccctccccaggtaCACCCAGATAAACAGCACTAGAAAAAACACTGGTCCACCCGAGAAGTTTTTAGGCTCTGGAGAAATGTACTGCAGATTTCATGCTAATCGGTTGTTCCCCAGCTCCCCATAAAGGCGACTGAAAAAAGGCTTTTCGGTAGCGACCTCCCCAGTGCCGCCTCACTCTCCTCACTCCAGTTTGTCCCAATGTCTAGCTAATTGAGACTTACGTCAAATATTGCTCATCTGAAGTTAAATCTTACATGCTGAAGGctgctctttgtttttaaatcaaaaggCTTGTGGCTCCATCAAGGAGCCGAAAGAAAGCCTGGATTTGTACTTTTCTGCCGTTTTAAACATGACActctcccttttatttattttcctttttttaaactctgaaggCTCAGCAGGCGAGCCTCTGCAGAGACGAGGGCTTTGCACCAGTGAGATCTGCAAACATGTCTCTTCTTTCTGGAACTTTATTTTTCTCACGGTCTCTGAAAAGGCGAGATCAGGTGATATGTGTGGGATTGGCCCTGTACAGGTGCAGATCAGGTACTGGAGGAGGTGGAAAAACATTACTGTgtatactcaaaaaaaaaaaaaaaaagaaagaaagaaagaaaagaaagagagacagagagaaagaaagagcgaGTGAGCACATTTTTGAATAGGCCAGGTCTAGTTCTTGGCAGGATGACTCAGGCTTAGCTGGCAGACTATGGGAATAGGAGTGTGAGAAAGTCAGTCAAGcggagggaaaacaaaaaaaaaaaaaaaagattcaagtCCCCAggcaaaatacttctttttttttttttttaaagtaacccCACAAACTGTCCGGACCAGCTGGCGGTAGCCGGAGCAGCACAGCTGGGCCAGGGCCGAGGGACAGGCACCACCCTGCGGTTTCGCGTTCGCCCGAGGATGGGAGCGCACACACCGCCGCGTCTGCGGCCGCCCACGCGTGCGAGCGCAGGGAAGCCTAACCCACAACCGCCACGGCTTCCCTCAGCCCGGCGCCTGCCACCGCACGCCCCTGCCCTCCCATCCACGCTCCCATGGAGATCGGCCGGGCACTGGCCATGCCTGGCCACGGTGGCAACCCGCCTGTGGGCAGGGGCAGGCCACCACGGCAAGGCCCAGGCCACCGTGGGGATGCTGAGGGCACCGTGGGAGGACGCAGGCCACCTCAGCGGGGGCCAGGGGCCGCGGCCCGCCCCGCACACGGTAGCTGGCCTCCGGCCACCACAGCTGGGCCCAGGCCGCCGCGTCCCGGCCATCACCCCCCCACACTTCCCCCCAAGGGCCGCGGCCCCCCACAGCGCAGCCCGCCCCGAGGCCGGCAGCCGGCGCCCCCCGAGGGGAGCGGGCGGGGCCGCGCCTGCCACGGGCGCCAATTAACCCGGTAATTAGCGCGGCGCTCCCCGAGGTCCTCCCgccctcccccgtccccccccgcccgtCCCCGCGTGCGCGGGGGCGGCGCCCAAGGGGTTAAActgcggccgcccgcccgccccgcgccaaTTGGCCGGCGGGCGGCCGCGCGGCCCCCAGCCAATGGGCGGGCGCCGTCCACGAGCGGGGCCGCGTGCGGGCGGCGCCCATTGGCTGGGCGCGAGTGTGGGAACGGCGGCGGGGGACGTTTCACACGAGCCGCGCGCGTGCGGCGCGCGCTATAAGTAGGGGCGGCCAAGGGCGCGCGGCACCCGCCGCACCCGCCGCCGCTCGCCGGTCCCGCAGCGCGCGCCCTCCCGCCCgccacctccccccccctcacccccctccccgggtcccCCATTCCCCCCCTCCCGATCCCCGGCGCATTTTCCGCCGCGGCGGGCGCTGCAGGATGCCGGCCGACCTGATGGAGAAGAGCAGCGCCTCGCCGGTGGCTGCTACCCCCGCCAGCGTCAACGCGACGCCCGACAAGCCCAAGACGGCGGCGGAGCACCGGAAGGTAAGGACGGAGGGACGCACAGGGGTGGCACCGGGGACGGGCAGAGCCGCGCCGGGCGCTGACCGCCGGCTCTCTTGCAGTCCTCCAAGCCCATCATGGAGAAGCGGCGGCGAGCGCGCATCAACGAGAGCCTGGGGCAGTTGAAGACGCTCATCCTGGACGCGCTGAAGAAGGATGTAAGCGGGgtgtggggggagctggggatgagGTCGCGGGTGGAGGGGACCGGTGCCGTTGCCGGGCCGGTCTGAGCCCCGCCTGTGTCTGCAGAGCTCACGGCACTCCAAGCTGGAAAAGGCTGACATCCTGGAGATGACCGTCAAGCACCTGCGGAGCCTCCAGAGAGCCCAGATGACTGGTGAGTCCTGAGGGGAAAaccagggagggagggctggggcggccctgcctgcatcccaggggctgggggcatcACGCCCCCTGCCAGCATCCTCGGTAGTGAGGGTAACAGGGGCACCCGGCTCCCTGCCTGTATCGCCAGTACCGGAGGGTGATGAGGGGCACTGTGCTCTGTAGCTGTATTCTTGGTACAGGGGGCCAGTGGGCTCCCCACCTGCATCCTGGGTACTGAGGGGCCATGGGGGCACGGTGGTCCCCACCTGGATCCCAGCACCTGTATCCCTGGAACAGGGGGCTGTGGTGGGCACTGTGCTCTCTGCATCCCTGGTACTGGAGGGCACTGGAAGGGCTGCAATCCTGGCTTGGGTCCCTTCTAGAAGTGGAGCTGTGCTCCCCACCTGGATCTGTTTTGGGGGGACAGGAGGCACAGGAGCCACTGGGGAAACTGTGTTCCCAAGCTGGATCCCCAGTACTTTGGGGCATAGGAGGACTCTTGGGGGGTTGTCTGTCCCCCACCTGGGTCCCCAGTGCTGGGGGATGTGGAGAGCATGGCCCCTCTGCTACCATCTGGATCCTCGGCACCTGGGAGCACAAGACACCCTGCCAGAGGGACTGCACTCCCTGCCTGGATTTCTGGCTCAGAGGGGCTGCAGGATGTAGCACCAGTGGGctgcaactccccatcccctgcagagCCTGCTGACCACTGTGCCCATCTCTCCCCCCGCAGCCGCGCTGAGCACAGACCCCACGGTGCTGGGCAAGTACCGCGCTGGCTTCAGCGAGTGCATGAACGAGGTGACACGGTTCCTCTCCACCTGCGAGGGCGTCAACACCGAGGTGCGCACCCGGCTCCTGGGCCACCTGGCCAGCTGCATGACTCAGATCAACGCCATGAACTACCCtgcacccccaccaccaccaccgctgccaccagctgcagccttTGGGCCACCCCTGGTGCCACCGGGCAGTGGTGCGGGGCCGCTCCCTGGCATGCCCTGCAAACCAGGCACTGACGCAGCCAAGGTGTATGgtggcttccagctgctgccagcctCCGATGGGCAATTTGCCTTCCTCATCCCCAGCACCGCCTTTGCTCCTGGCGGTGCTGTCCTGCCCCTGTATGGTGGACCACCCACAGCTGCCACCGCTGCCTCACCGCCTGGCCCACCACCTGGCACAGCCGACTCAGTCTGGAGACCCTGGTGAGGGGGTGGCAGGCACCAGACTGGACTGAACGCTGCACCCCGTGCTGCTGGCACGGCTGTACATAGATTATATGTTCATATTGGATTGTGCCTTTGTACCATAGCACTCCCTCGACAGTGTTTCGTGTTTTACACGAgatcttttttctcccttcccttcccttccgtATGTGACACCAAAGAtcggggtttgttttttggttttttttttttttgaatgctctTAAAATAAAAGTGTCCCTTCCATTTTGGAAGGCCTTTGGAGATAAGTTGGAGTGCTGGCATGTGTGCATAGGAGGGGGAGCCCAGCTCCCGGCTGCCTGTGGATCATGCAGCTCTAGGGCTGCCTTGTCCTGCTCTCCAGGCTGGAGCTGTCACTCAGACCCGCTGTCCCCTCTGTCTTGTGAAATCACctggcccctctccctgccccagggcagatGTAATTACTGCTTCCTTGGGAGACGCTCGACTGATCAGACTTGTTGAAAAGAGCTTATGTTTGCAGAGCTGGTGAATGCGCTGAGGGAggcacctctgctctgttccTGGCTCCTTGGGCTGATGGAGTGGAGCAGCCCAGGTAAAAGCGAGACGGATCCGGCGTGGAGCCTgacagcccagctcccactcTGGGCTTCCCCGGGTGAGCCTCCTGCCCTGGACCTGGTGGGGCCCTCTCCCAGCGGTGGTGTAAATCGCCAATGACTTCAGTCGGTTGATTTAGAGAGCGGAGCGGTGCCTGCCAGGGTCTCCTGTTACAAAAACACAGTCTCTCGGCAGGACAAGCCTGACACGAGTGCTCCTGTCTCCTGGCTGACAGGCTGCAGCAGGCGCTGGGCACCACCTCCACCTGGACTTAAAAGCACAGAGCTGttcccagccctgagcaccagCCAGGCTCTGCTCGATGATTAATGCTCTGCATGTGTTTTTGATAGAGTTGGGCATTTCCTCTGCTGTTATATGGAAAACATGTGTCTGGGGGAGTGATGTGGGGCTGTGCGGACTATCTCTGTAACACTGAGCGGCAACTGACCCCTTTGACTTGGTCATGCCCCATTTCCAGGCAAGATGCAAGCCTTAGATAGAGGTGAGCGGCGGTCTCTGGTTACAGCTTGCATTGCCCTTCTTAACAAGTCCTAACTCAGGGCGGACAGCTTTAAACTGTGCCAGGATCCGCTGGGGATTCCTTCCAAATCCTGCTGCAACAGCTTGTTGGATTTTGTCCGGATCAGCCAGGTGCTTGACTGTATCCAGGTGctgaggaaatgaaagctgggGAGAGTGCGAGACCAGACAGATTAAACCTGCTGGGGTTtgaatccctccccagcttccccccTGCTCTTCTCCCTGTATACAAACAGAGCCTCCtgatctgaaaatatttcttgggGTGGAttttggagaaggggaggaggcaggTGTCTGGGATCTCTGTACTGATGAGGATTGGGCAGTGGCAGCTCACTTTTTAAAAGAGGGTGCAGGGGATGATCTTCCTGGGTGATGCAGCAGAGCttcacctcctccatctcctttgcTGGCCTGCCTGTGTTGCCACACTCACAGTGGCATCTTGCAGCTGGGTTTTGTGGGCCAGGCTCGGGAATGTTGGATTTGCTGTCCCTAAGCAGGTGCATAGCTGTATGGGCTGAGCCTGCCTTGCCTTCCACCAGCCATAGTGTCACCTTTCTGTGCTGGAGGTACCGAGGGCAGGACTGAGCCCACCCTGTGTTCAGAGAAGCACTCACAGGACCCATCTGGGAATCGCATCAGaccagcttctgctgctggacGGCCTGCCTAGAGCTGATGCAAACCAGTAACACATCACCTGTAAGAGCTGAGGCTGTTCCAGCTTAGCAGAGTCTTCCTTTTCTGCTGAAGCAATTGGTTTGGAaagtgcattagaaaaaaaaaaaaaggactttgctGTAGGCTAATGGAGAACACATAGCAGATCCAGGAGTGAAAGACAAGACGAACCTATTTGCTAATGCAGTTTAAATAGCCTAGTATAAAGTAGATATGCCATGCTTGGACCAGTTTCTCCAAAGCTTTCTGTGTTTACTCTATCCCCCAGCCTGTTGACATGAGAGATCTGCTTGAGTTTGTGAGCTTTGAGGGGATCAGAGCAATTCCCAGGAGCCACGCTCTTGATGCCAGTTCACTGAACCCGTGACAAATTGGGATGACAAATGCAGGCTGTGGGTCTGCGGATCATTATGTGCAGGAGCTGCCCTTCAGGTGCAGCAAGTGCCTTCAGACTGGTGTGGTGGGACGAGCAGGCAATGGTCAAGGAGGGATGCCAGTGCTGAGGAAGGGACATGGCTGAGCTGCTGGATGGTGGCCTCCTGTTTGCCGGTGACCCTGTGTGGGGCTGTGCAGGATAAACAGGAAAATGTACTGGACTCAGTGTTGCCAGATGGCATGCAGCTCCTGTCGGCGAGCCTGGTGAGCCTGCCTGCCAGCAGAGTACCCTGGGGAGGGATGCAGCCAGGTCTGTCCCTCTCGGACTATGGCTCTCGGGCTTGTAAGCAGTTTGCCATGATCCTCTGTATGTGTTTGCAGCCCAGAGAGCGCTGAGCTTTGGGGAGCAgtgctccatccctgcctgcagtgtac
Proteins encoded in this window:
- the HES1 gene encoding transcription factor HES-1, which codes for MPADLMEKSSASPVAATPASVNATPDKPKTAAEHRKSSKPIMEKRRRARINESLGQLKTLILDALKKDSSRHSKLEKADILEMTVKHLRSLQRAQMTAALSTDPTVLGKYRAGFSECMNEVTRFLSTCEGVNTEVRTRLLGHLASCMTQINAMNYPAPPPPPPLPPAAAFGPPLVPPGSGAGPLPGMPCKPGTDAAKVYGGFQLLPASDGQFAFLIPSTAFAPGGAVLPLYGGPPTAATAASPPGPPPGTADSVWRPW